The Aphelocoma coerulescens isolate FSJ_1873_10779 chromosome 15, UR_Acoe_1.0, whole genome shotgun sequence genome segment TGTCGGGAGGCGCCTCCACAGCGGCAGCCGGAGCCCAGCGGGATCGGCCCCTGCgtggggaggagcagcagaTTCCCGGGTGGGTTTTGGCAGAGCTGGTGGGTTATGGGGCTTTGCTCGGATGATGTGTGGAATTACGGATCCCCATCCCTGAGTGTGGCCGGGCTTGGTGGCTCTGAGATGCTCCTGTTGACTGCAGCGAGGCCTTTATGGGCTGTGATGGGCTGCACATcctaaaatgctttattttgggaagaaattccgcCCTGGGAGGATGGGGAAGCCCTGGTATaggctgcccatccctggaagtgtccaaggccaggctggagcaacctggcctcgtgagaggtgtccctgcccatggcagggatggaatgggatgattttcaggtccctcccaacccagaccattccctGCTCAGATTGTCTCCCCTCCTCGTGCTGCTGTTCCTTTATCCGACTTTTCCCCACGGATCCCGTGGAATGCTGGCCGTCCAACACCAACCCCAGAGGCACTCTGCGTGCAGGGAACTTGGGGATGGTTTATGAGCATTTCAGAGGCACTGGCAGCCGAGTCACCACAAATCTGATGCCGTCACCCGATGTGGGAAAACGTCTTTGCAACGCtgagtggtttttttcccaccaCGCTCCGTCGGATTTGGGTCAGGCTGCCACGGGGGGCTGCTCTCTCCGGTGGGCTTGGGTCTCCTCCTCTGTTTTTCCATTCCTTCCTCACTGAATGGCATCAATAatgcagccttttttctcttgctgTGCTATTTTTAGGGCCAGGATTCTGGGTTAGCCGAGCACACGATGCCACCGCCAGCTCCCGGCTGCTCGGCAGGCAGCTCGTTCCTGCTTTCCAAACTCCTTCAGCCAATGCTGGCTTTCCAAAACTCCCTGaactggttttgggtttttttttgttttttttttttttaccttttcaggAACCAGGTGTGTTTTTACAGCCTGCTCTCCAGTGGGATTTCATGTCACTCCAAGGATTCCCATTGAATATACACaatattttcccccaaataataagaaaattaattaattaagtcCTCACCAGAGCCCTGCCAGGATCTCCTTGTGCAGCTCTTCatgggcagctgctggagctgggtggAAAGGTTTCCACCTGGGGACAAACTGCTCCGTGCAAAGGTGCTGCCTTGGATGGATTTTCCCTGTCCGTGGAGCTGGGGCCGGCATCGGCTCTGTGGCAGTCAGTATTGTGCCACAGAAACCTGTTGAAGTCCTACTTCCCGCTGGGATGGGGTTTTATCCCAGAGctggaaagggagaggaaaaggaacaGCGGGACCAAAGGCAGCGGCCGCCCCCGGGCAGCAGGACCCTGCCCCGGTATCCTGCGCTTTTCCTGGCATTCCCTGCGCCTTTCCTGACATGCCCTGTGCCCTCTTCCCAGGCGCCTGATGACCCGGCTGGAGGACATGCGCCGCAGCGTGCTGGGGGACGGGGTGAACCGCTGCATCCTCTGcggggagcagctgggggcGAGGGGCTCCGCCTGTGTCGTCTGCGAGGACTGCAAGAAGGTGAGAGCCCCCCACTCCcacccccccagacccaatAGACCACCCCCAACCCGGCGGCACCGCGGATTTTGGGTGCCCGTTTCCATAGCCTGGCATCCCCGGAGTCGCTCGTTGCCCAGCCGCCGCCGCTGGTGGTGGGGACATTTTGGTGGCCCCGGTGTCACCCAGCTCTTTGTTCTCCCCGCAGAACGTGTGCACCAAGTGCGGGGTGCAGACCACCAACAACCGGCCCCAGGCCATCTGGCTCTGCAAGATCTGCAGCGAGCAGCGGGAGGTGCGTGtggccccgctgtcccctctgtccccaccccTCCGAGACGGGACCGACTCAACCTCCCAGGGGCCTCCAGCACCGCCCAGCCGCTGTTTGAGCGTGGTTCTCTCCAggatggttttgttttctacacaaaatgacattttatttcACGAAAAAAAAGGTTTGGGGTCCAAGGGGCTGTTGCGGGCAGAGATTGGCTCCCTGCAGTGCGAGCCAGGGAGTTAATTGATTAATTATTTAGCAGGGTGGGGATGTGGGGTTGCACATCCTCCTGCTGGAGGAAGACCGCGGTGGCGCAGGGGGATGAAGCCCTGAGAGCCCCGTCCCTGTTCCCGCAGGTGTGGAAACGCTCCGGTGCCTGGTTCTTCAAGGGTTTGCCCAAGCAGATGCTGCCACAGCCGATGCCCATCAGCAAgaagggaccccaaaccccgaGTGAGCCCCGCCCGGCCGAACCGCCCGCCCCGGACCCCAAACTCCCCTCCCGGGCACCCACCCGAGGTAGGTGACAGCGAGTGCTGAccccccccagcactgccagcaaggCTGTGGGGCTCCTCCCCATCCTCGGCAAGGGAAAACTGGGGGGGAAAAGGCATCCAGAGCAGTGGTGTGGCTGCTGCCTGTGTCCTAAAGGGGGTAGAAATGGAGCCTGGAGAGGTTTTATCCAGGATTGCCAAGTGAGGATGGATGGGGTTGCAGGACATCCGCGAGCAAAGCAGCCCCGGGTGGGGGTCAGGGCGCCCGGCTGGGAGTTTGGGCAGTGCCTGGGTAGGGATGCGGTGATGGAGAAGCCTTGAAAAAAAATAGGTATAAAAAGGGAAATCCGGGGAAAGAGTTGGCAGCGTGTCCCGGGATGGGGTTGAGGGTGCGTGGGCTGCGGCTTCACCGCCTCTCGCTCTGTTTGTGCCCCCAAGGCCAGGCGGATGCTGAGGACACCGAGGGTAAGCATCGGCCTTTGTCCCCTCCCTGCGCCGCCTCTGCCgagccccttccctgcctcctcctcttcccacgGCGTTTTCCCGCACAGTTTTCCCCGGAATACTGCAGCAGGACCTCTCCTCGCTGCTGCCGCCCACCCTGCGGGGGGGGCCCGGGTTATTCCAGGGCTTCCCCACCTCCCGCACACGCcggggctgagctgctgccGTTCCAGAGCCGCCTCCGTGGGTGGTGGGTCCTGCTGGGAGGGGCGGgcggggttggttttttttttttcccctggttaTTTACTGGCAATCCTTGGAAAAGCTCCCGGGGAAAGTTGAGGAGGCTTGTGGGGGTTCGTGCCTGTCTGTGGGGGATGGAGCAGCCGAGCCTTGTGCTGTGCACGGGAGGCAGAGCAGGGCGAGGAGGCAGTGGTGGCTTGCTGTGGTTATTCCTTGCACCCTCCAGCACTTCCAATCGTGGAATCATTCCGTTTGGAAAAGCCCTCAAAGCCCATCGAGTTCAATCtttcctccagcactgccaaggccaccagtgacccatgtccccaagggccacatccagacGGCTGTTAAATccccacagggatggggactcctgggcagcctctgccaaggctggacagcccttccagtgaagaaatttttccctgatatccaatcCAAACCTTCCCAGGCATAACTTAaggccgtttcctcttgtcctgtcacttcttccctgggagaagagcccaACCCCCACGTGGCTCCTGTTGgggagttgtggagagtgaCAGGGTCTCCCTGGGAGTTCATTTTCAGTAAAGCCCCCATTTTCACACTTCCACATTGGATTCCAAGGGGATGAGGATCCTGACCCCCCTCCAACACCGCCTGCTCCTCATTTGGGTGATCATTAAGTTGGGAGCAGCACAGTGGCTCCAAACCCTCCTCTTCCTTGGCTCCATGGAAGAGGCAACaagggggctgaggggacagTTCCCTCCTGGAATGGTCCCCTCCATTCCCCCCTTCCTTTAGCTCAgcttctgctgctcccagctgctgatCTCCCTCTTCCCGTGCAGCAGCAGTTGGGGAAAGCACTTAATTACAGCAATTTAATCACGCCCGTGGCTGGTGCCGTTaaacctcccagccccacaggcagCTTTTATTAATCCGACGGCTCCCGGAGTCGGGAAGGCTTTGCCAGCTCCGCACATCGCTCCCGGTGCTCAGCATGCTCCTGCCGTGCCCATGATTTTCCTACAGCTCCCttggaaaattatttattgCACCGCTCTTTCTGCACCACGGGGCTCCTGCTCCTGGATGCTCGTTTCGCTCCCTCCCTGCTCTTCAGCATTCCCGgtgtttttccctctctccctcctcctttccccccaCAATCTGTTGCATTGCGCTTTGTCCTCGCGCCCGGTGACCCTGAGAGCCCAGCCAAGGAGAAACAGCCCATTTATGTCACGGCAAAGATTTATCCCTGgcgtctccagcagcagccaggtgaGCGCCGAGACCTTTTCCGTCACGTCCGTGGGGTTGCAATTCATCACCCTGGAGCGCCGGGCTGGGATTGATCCGCTGGGACGGCGGCTGCTGGGTGATggaagggagaggcaggggCAGCTGCCACGGCTGTCTCCTTAATAAATGGGAGATGATCAGCAGGAGGAAAATatgccccccccaccccaggaaTGCGGACTTGGGATGCCGTCAGGGGTTTTCTGGGTGCTGAGGACCAGCTGGTGGATACCTCTGGCCTTGTTTTCCCACGGGACTCTGGTGTCCCCACGGTTTGGTGTGTCCTTGGCGATTTCCCGAGCGCTGCGTGCAGGTTTGGTGGCGCAGAGCcctcctgctgcagtgcccagggctcgggaggtgctgctgcagtggcCGTGCCCACTGTccccctgctgctggcacccagGCTGGGCAGCGCCCAGGGGTGGCCGCTCGCTTGTCCAGCCTCAGCGCTCCTTTacccctctccctgcaggcaCCGACGCCGCAGCAGCCGCCCGGGGGAGCCGCAGGGCGGCCGAGGGCCGGCCGGGTCCGTGTGGCAGCGAGGACACCGGTGGGGACAGCGGCAGCCGGGACTACGCTGCCGAGAGCGGGGTCAGCAGGAGCCCTGGTGAGAGCGGTGCTCCCgcatccctgcgctcctggaaGGAGAGATGGAGGGGCACAAAGCCGGGAGCCGTCTGCCGGTGGTCTCTGCTGATTGTCCCCTGTCCTCGCAGGTGTGAAGAGAACCAACTCCGTGCAAAGCCAGCGGCCACCGCCGCCGGCCACCGCCGGTCCCGCTGCCGCATCTGCCGCTGGCTCCGGTCCGGCAGCAGCTCCCGCAGGTAGGATGCGATGGGAATGCGGCCAAGGCGTTCggtccctggggacaccccagggtggGGTAGGGACCCTCTGGCTTGGCGcggtgggagagggaaggagggaatgtCCCAGGTGatgccacctctgtccccagcgccggcggcagcagcagcaaggccgggtcccgggggtcccgcccGCTTCCCGGAGAGACGAGGTAACCCCGGGCTGGCTgcggggggctgggggacagagCGGGCCGGGGGCTAACGGGGTCCCTCCTGCAGCGAGCCCCCCGCTGGGACCCCAGGAGCCGGCCCGAGCCACCAGGGAGGAGCGGGGAGGGGGCTTTGCCGCGGCCCCCGGCAGGGAGGACAGGCCAGCCTGGCAGCCCCCTGCTGCCACACAGCCCCCGGCCACCCCGCCGGCATCCGTGGCCCCGCAGCGGCAGCAGCCCCGCGAGGAGGAGGATGCCAACAGCTACGACTCGGATGAAGGCAGTATGTacccagggagggagggagctgttTCTTtgggaaatgtgggatttggaggaggtTGCTGGGTGGGCGTGACTCGCATTGGAAGGCGGTGGGTGTCCAGCACGGAAAGTCCTTGGGAATGGTGCTTCCCTGCGGGGCTTGGAGGTCGGgtggggatttgagggggggaGGATGTGTGGTAGAACATCCTGGGTGGAGAGCGCTGCTCAGGGCCGGGAATAGGTGCTTGGATAGGAGCAGCTGATGCCCTCTGTGCTTGCTCTTCATCCCTGGGATGAAGGAACACAAGCCTGAGCTGGTTTCCAACAAGCCAAAACAGGGGCCAGATGCTGAGCCCCATCTTTGGAGGAGGTGTTGTTCCTGAGCTGGAGCCTCTTCTCAGGGTGCTCCAGGGTGGAATTCCTGGCGTCACTCCTCCTTTACCTGGTGAATGTTGGAGTCAGCTCCAAAGCCGCAGGCTGCCCTCCTGGGAcggtccctgctctgcagagctctgtccagagcTGCCGAATCCGCCTGGATTTGTGGCGGtttggctgctgccagcacgGTCTCACTGCATTAAACAGCTTTTACATTTGACCTGCAAATCTTTCTAATTATTACTAATCTGAGATGATTAAACACAGTTATTGGCTGGGGTTTTAACAAGGTCctgtttcctcctcctcctccctcgcTGTCAGCcacactgggagccctggagttCAGCCTGCTCTACGACCAGGAGAACAGCTCCCTGCACTGCACCCTCATCAAGGCCAAGGCAAGTGCTCCTCttttttcccatctttcccCTCATTTAAATCCATCTGGCTCCCAGTTTCTCTGCTACAATGGGATGGAAGCCATGTGGCTGCTCCCTTGGGAGACCCCAGCTAcggctgctcctggctggggagGGTTGGGGGGCTTTTCCTTGAGAGATCTGTGGCAGTGCTGATGCTCTGGAACAGTcctcccagagaagctgtggctgccccatccctgggagtgtccaaggccaggttggacagggcttggagcaacttgggagagtggaaggtgtccctgcccatggcagtgggtggAACTCGGTGATAtttgaggtctcttccaacccaaaccattctgcaaTCCTACAACTCTGATTTTTCCAGGGGTGGGTCGGATGTTTCAGCACATCCTGGCACCCATGGCCACTCGGGGCAGAGGCTCTTGGGTCACTGAccacattttctctttgttgAGTTTTTCGTGGGCAGCTCTGTCTCCTGGCTTTGCTGAAGGAGGATTCACATCCCGTGTTTCCTTTAGGGCTTAAAACCAATGGATTCCAATGGCCTGGCTGATCCCTACGTGAAGCTGCACCTCCTGCCCGGAGCCAGCAAGGTGAGGCATGGCCATGTTTGGTGCattttgggattgggatggagcagaggttcctcaaatccccctcaggTCCCTCCCTCGGATCAGATTTTCCCTGTTGATTTCTCCGCTCGCTGCTGTTTCCCCCGGGCATTTCTCCGAACAGGGAGGGCGCTCCCAGATGTTCTCCCAGACCTGAGGAACAGCTCATCCCGCAGGCAGGAATCTGctcagggatggagggaagctCCAGAGGAGCATCACAAAACATCTGCCTCGAAATCTAATTATGGCCAGGGCTGGAATTAATCCGTTTGCTTGGAAGATGCAGCACGTTCTTGTTGGAAGCTATGGGGAGAGAATGATGGCTCCATCATGGAAATTCCTGGGAgtctccctgcccagcccagctgagcTGGTCTTGGTGGGCAAACCTTGAGGAAAGGATGACcaccagcagtgctggctcTTTGCtcaagggctgcagcagagttTTGCTTGGAGGAACCAGGAGTAAAAGCAGGGGAAAACTGATGATAAAATCATTGGGTTGATTTTACAGCTTTGCTTTATGCACGGGGGATTCCTGCTCTTGTTGGGAGGAAATCCAGGAGTGATGTTGGGAATTGCTTTGATTTCTCTTACTCTCATTTGctgatatttcttttaaattttttttttttttttaattttgaactCATGCTTGTGAAAGACACACGAGCAAGTGACAGCTCCTCGATTCCCCACTGCCACCTCCTTTAGACCATGACAGCTGTGACCTGAGCCCCCACAGCCTGCCCTGGGcacctttttccccctctccttgAGGAAAAGACAAAATCCAGGCTCTCCCAACCACCAAGCATCACCAAGCCCCCAGTGCTTGTGCCAAGCTCCACTTTGATGCTCCCCTGGGGTGGCTGGCTCACCATCACCCAGATGTGatggggcatccctggcaggagctgggatttgggcAGGGAGGAATTCCAGGGTGTAATTGCTCCATGTTTTTTGGGATGTCCGCAGTCGAATAAGCTGAGGACGAAGACGCTGCGCAACACCCGGAACCCCGTGTGGAACGAGACCCTGGTGTACCACGGTATCACCGACGAGGACATGCAGAGGAAAACCCTCAGGCGAGCACAGCAGGAGCCTGGGGATCCCACGGGATGGGGCTGTGGATGTCCTGACTCGGAGTATCACGCCCAGCCttccccaggagtgcagggggCACTGGGAAATGCAGTTTTGGGTTAAAATCAACATGAGTTTGCTTGTTCGGGTGGTTCTTCTAAGAGAGGAAAAGTGGTGTTTTGACCTTGTCATTTAGTAGTGAATTGTTGATATTGCTGTAATTTTTATCATCACAGAGGTGTGTGGTTTTTGTATCTCTGATTATTTGGCAGTATCCCAGAAAAAAGAAGCCTATTTAAATATCTCTCAAAATCTGCGGCTCTTTCCCCACTCAGGAAACTTCCACCTTTTGATTTCTTACAAAGCATGTCttaaaaatgttgcttttttttcttttttggggcAAACTAGAAGTTTGGGGGTTGATTGCTTTTGGTCAGAGGAGATCCAGATCAAGGGtgggttgggggggtttggcTCTGGGGTTGggcactgctgcagcctggTTGATGTTCCcgtttccctcttccctccaggATCTCCGTGTGTGACGAGGACAAATTTGGCCACAACGAGTTCATCGGAGAAACCAGAGTTGCCTTGAAAAAACTCAAAGCCAACCAGAAAAAGAACTTCAACATCTGCCTGGAGAGAGTAATACCAGTGAGTGTCCATGAAAATTCCTTCCGTTCCCATTGGGAGTGCAAACAAATGGCTCCTGAGGGGCGCAGGGATGGGCTGTGGGGACTGGAGGTGCCCAAATTCCCTGGCACCTTTAGAAGTTGGATTCCCACCCATGCCTGATGTGATCCATCAAGGCCAGGAGATAAGAGCATGGTGGGAATCCATGGGAAGTGACTCCAGATGGATGTCCCTGTGGAGGAAGGGACAGGTTGCTCTGTCCCCTGTTGAACCTGCTGGGGTGGAGCAGATGGACATTCCTGAGGCCCTTCCActccagtgctggagctgggctgcatTCCCAGGGTTTTGGGAGGTGGGATGATGCCTCTCCCGGTCACTCATGGCAGTCCCTTTGTCCCTTTCCCGTCCCAGACGAAGCGCACCGGCACAACCGGCGCATCCCGCGGCATGGCCCTGTACGAAGAGGAGGTGAGTCCTTGGAGCATCCAAACTCCATCCATATCCCGCCCACCACCTCTTGTGTAAACTCCATTATCCCCCCCCCTTCACGGAGATCCGACATTCCCTGATATCCTCATcatccctcctgctctgctgccgaGTTTTCCTGGCTCGGCTCctccaggccctctgtgctagtttgaaaacaaaccagtgggaggcaccaagtcagaataacaatttaatggaaattaaagaaaaggaaaagaaagtaaaagaaaactgacagagtcaagatacaacctgagtccctgttaggcagggtggtggtagcagtctggtagaatggtggctgcaatcctctgaagtggtgatcctgtggtagaaggggtctgctcttcctcagaaagtccagtggtggctgtgtagctcctgtcctctggaaatccagtggaaagccagtctctggtgttcagagtcccagttatatccacgataggatgcttggttcctccctctgggtggagcatctcacaatggggtaatgagtcatgaggccaagtgttgattaggctcattaacagaagatggtctggagggagttatctgggAGTCATccgcaggacaatgatgggccattaacagcaagagagtctggggggaggaggcaaggaaacactgccccacctgatttccacagctcatgaggatggtaatagaatacacctcaacccaggacaccctCCCTCCCGCAGGTGGATCGCGGTGGGGACATGGAGGAGCGTGGGAAGATCCTGGTGTCCCTCATGTACAGCACCCAGCAGGGCGGGCTCATCGTGGGCATCGTGCGCTGCGTGCACCTGGCGGCCATGGATGCCAACGGATACTCGGATCCCTTCGTCAAGCTGTGAGTGAGCCGGGAACGGAGGCCATGGAGCCACCTGCTGTCCTTTGGAGCTCCTTCCAAAGGCTCTGGAGCCttggggcagcaggagccgtccagcagcagctgtggtgtCCCCGTTGTGGGTGATGTTTGGGGGTGCTGACCCAGGCCTTGTGGagctccccaaattcccagatcTCATGGTGACCTCGTGGAGAATCCCAGAATTGTTAAAGGTTGGGAAAGACTTTGAGATCATGGAGTCCCACCTTTGATCCCTGTATGTCTGCAAACAAAGGATGTGTgagggatgtggggatgggtttggggctgCAACCTAAGGTGGAGGTGCCTGACTTCCCTGGTATCCATAGGGGAGTATCCATAGGGATTCCCACCCATGGCTGGGCCGATGTGACTCGTCAGGAGCGTGGTGGGAATCCAGGGACAGTGGAAGCTGGAGGACAGGGGGTTCTTCTCTCCGTCTCTGACCCGAGGTGGCTCCATGTCCCTCCGTGCCCCACTTGCTGCCCCATAAACCCACGTGACTCCTGGGAATGTGTGGGAATAAGGTTTTTATTCCACCCTCATGAGCTGCACCACGGAGAGGTCCTTGCAGCCATtcctggtgggatttttttcctgtttttattcTTTGCCTTCACAAAAAAAACTTCGCTCCCTAAAATTCACTCAGTAACTGTCACATTGAACATATTCTGTTCATCGATTTGTAGCTCAGTGGGACTGAGCAGTTTCCCTTCCCAGTCTCTCTTTATTTGTTGGATTCTCCATTTCCACAAACAGAAGATGGTggctttccatttttaatttagcTTCCAGCAGAGATCTGATTAATCTCAGCTCTAAATTGAgttctggagctgcagccaggctgcacagccccagccccacactttTCCCACATCCTCTGGGAGGTGGGAAGGGAGACTGGCCCTAAATAAATCTCTTCCAGCCCAGAAACTTGCTTTTAAAGCTTACAAACTCCCACTGTTCTTGCACTTGGATTTGGAGCTGTTTTCTGTTGCCCCCAGTTGGCTGAAACCTGACATGGGGAAAAAGGCCAAGCACAAGACGCAGATTAAGA includes the following:
- the RPH3A gene encoding rabphilin-3A isoform X2, producing MTDAVLGGSSDRWMCPSDRTMSLRARLPAGWAAQPERQRKGEELTDEEKEIINRVIARAEKMEEMEQERIGRLMTRLEDMRRSVLGDGVNRCILCGEQLGARGSACVVCEDCKKNVCTKCGVQTTNNRPQAIWLCKICSEQREVWKRSGAWFFKGLPKQMLPQPMPISKKGPQTPSEPRPAEPPAPDPKLPSRAPTRGTDAAAAARGSRRAAEGRPGPCGSEDTGGDSGSRDYAAESGVSRSPGVKRTNSVQSQRPPPPATAGPAAASAAGSGPAAAPAAPAAAAARPGPGGPARFPERRASPPLGPQEPARATREERGGGFAAAPGREDRPAWQPPAATQPPATPPASVAPQRQQPREEEDANSYDSDEGTTLGALEFSLLYDQENSSLHCTLIKAKGLKPMDSNGLADPYVKLHLLPGASKSNKLRTKTLRNTRNPVWNETLVYHGITDEDMQRKTLRISVCDEDKFGHNEFIGETRVALKKLKANQKKNFNICLERVIPTKRTGTTGASRGMALYEEEVDRGGDMEERGKILVSLMYSTQQGGLIVGIVRCVHLAAMDANGYSDPFVKLWLKPDMGKKAKHKTQIKKKTLNPEFNEEFFYDIKHSDLAKKSLDISVWDYDIGKSNDYIGGCQLGITAKGERLKHWYECLKNKDKKIERWHTLQNENHVASD
- the RPH3A gene encoding rabphilin-3A isoform X1, with product MTDAVLGGSSDRWMCPSDRTMSLRASSEKEQLPAGWAAQPERQRKGEELTDEEKEIINRVIARAEKMEEMEQERIGRLMTRLEDMRRSVLGDGVNRCILCGEQLGARGSACVVCEDCKKNVCTKCGVQTTNNRPQAIWLCKICSEQREVWKRSGAWFFKGLPKQMLPQPMPISKKGPQTPSEPRPAEPPAPDPKLPSRAPTRGTDAAAAARGSRRAAEGRPGPCGSEDTGGDSGSRDYAAESGVSRSPGVKRTNSVQSQRPPPPATAGPAAASAAGSGPAAAPAAPAAAAARPGPGGPARFPERRASPPLGPQEPARATREERGGGFAAAPGREDRPAWQPPAATQPPATPPASVAPQRQQPREEEDANSYDSDEGTTLGALEFSLLYDQENSSLHCTLIKAKGLKPMDSNGLADPYVKLHLLPGASKSNKLRTKTLRNTRNPVWNETLVYHGITDEDMQRKTLRISVCDEDKFGHNEFIGETRVALKKLKANQKKNFNICLERVIPTKRTGTTGASRGMALYEEEVDRGGDMEERGKILVSLMYSTQQGGLIVGIVRCVHLAAMDANGYSDPFVKLWLKPDMGKKAKHKTQIKKKTLNPEFNEEFFYDIKHSDLAKKSLDISVWDYDIGKSNDYIGGCQLGITAKGERLKHWYECLKNKDKKIERWHTLQNENHVASD